In the Desulfatiglans sp. genome, one interval contains:
- the greB gene encoding transcription elongation factor GreB — protein sequence MGRWRPPGTPSSKYITPEGAQKLNDELQYLWKVERPSVTERVAEAAAQGDRSENAEYIYGKKRLREIDSRVRFLTKRLDDITIVDTIPDDQDKVYFGAYVTLEDEEGEEVEYRIVGPDEFNIDEGKLSMDSPLGKAMLGKEVDDEINISTPEGTKVYYISKIYYIL from the coding sequence ATGGGTAGATGGCGTCCTCCTGGAACACCAAGTTCAAAGTATATCACCCCTGAAGGTGCACAAAAATTAAATGATGAGCTTCAGTATCTGTGGAAGGTTGAACGGCCATCTGTGACTGAAAGGGTTGCGGAGGCTGCTGCACAGGGTGACCGGAGCGAAAATGCCGAATACATTTATGGCAAGAAACGGTTGCGCGAAATTGACAGCAGGGTTCGTTTTTTAACAAAACGTCTCGACGATATTACTATAGTCGATACTATTCCTGACGATCAGGATAAGGTCTATTTTGGCGCTTATGTTACCCTTGAAGATGAAGAGGGGGAAGAGGTCGAATATCGTATTGTTGGGCCTGACGAGTTTAATATTGATGAGGGAAAACTCAGTATGGATTCACCATTAGGCAAAGCAATGCTGGGAAAAGAGGTGGATGATGAAATCAATATCTCCACACCCGAAGGAACGAAGGTTTATTAT
- the lepB gene encoding signal peptidase I encodes MEDVNHAPVLDHAKIETKSKLREYIEAIIWAIFLFLIIKTCVVQSFKIPSSSMEDTLLIGDHLMVNKFLFGIRIPFTDLRLPAIREPERGDVIVFKYPIDTSMDFIKRVIGVPGDEIKIIDKKVYINGSLYKNPHEIHKDNQVFPAEAVARDNYGPIRVPGDSYFVMGDNRDNSHDSRFWGFVPRSNLVGKAIIKYWSLDKNKWHVRWERIGRVIE; translated from the coding sequence ATGGAAGATGTTAACCATGCACCTGTTCTTGATCATGCAAAAATTGAAACAAAATCAAAATTAAGGGAGTATATCGAGGCAATTATTTGGGCCATATTTCTTTTTCTGATTATCAAGACATGTGTGGTGCAGTCATTTAAGATCCCATCCAGTTCAATGGAAGATACACTTCTGATAGGTGACCACCTGATGGTAAACAAGTTTCTATTTGGCATCAGGATACCTTTTACAGACCTGAGACTGCCTGCGATAAGAGAGCCTGAGCGTGGAGATGTAATAGTCTTTAAATATCCTATTGATACCTCCATGGACTTTATAAAACGGGTCATAGGCGTGCCCGGTGATGAGATCAAAATCATAGATAAAAAGGTCTATATAAACGGTTCTCTTTATAAGAACCCTCATGAGATACATAAGGACAACCAGGTTTTTCCGGCTGAAGCGGTTGCGAGGGATAATTACGGCCCGATTCGCGTGCCCGGGGACTCCTATTTTGTAATGGGCGATAACAGGGATAATTCCCATGACAGCCGCTTCTGGGGTTTTGTTCCCAGATCCAATCTTGTGGGTAAAGCAATTATAAAGTACTGGTCATTGGATAAAAACAAGTGGCATGTACGATGGGAGAGGATAGGAAGGGTTATCGAGTAG
- a CDS encoding sigma-70 family RNA polymerase sigma factor produces the protein MNDNTIIRLIQDGKIDAYARLVQKYHKNLLSFIYRLVRDPNITEDIGQEVFLSAYKSLAGFNTEKGTPFSAWLFVIARNKCVNYLRDHKNVKTLPVDELKTLSLHHDNAEEALIKQEDLQILTTSLRQLPEPFRSTILKSLEGASMDQIACEFGIPLSTVKTRLLRARAKIKKLMNIYVGGVGHERKI, from the coding sequence ATGAATGACAATACAATAATAAGGCTTATCCAGGATGGTAAGATCGATGCCTATGCAAGGCTCGTTCAAAAATACCATAAAAACCTCCTTTCATTTATATATAGGCTGGTTCGTGATCCGAACATAACTGAGGATATAGGTCAGGAGGTATTTCTTTCTGCCTATAAATCACTGGCCGGTTTCAATACCGAAAAAGGAACCCCATTTTCAGCCTGGCTCTTTGTTATTGCACGCAATAAATGTGTGAACTATCTCAGGGATCATAAAAATGTAAAAACCCTGCCTGTTGATGAACTGAAAACATTATCGCTCCATCACGATAATGCTGAAGAGGCGCTGATCAAGCAGGAGGATTTACAGATATTAACAACCTCACTCAGGCAATTGCCTGAACCATTCAGGTCAACGATTCTGAAAAGTTTAGAGGGGGCATCTATGGATCAAATAGCCTGTGAATTTGGAATACCCCTGTCTACTGTAAAGACACGTTTATTAAGGGCAAGGGCAAAAATTAAAAAGTTAATGAACATTTATGTCGGAGGTGTAGGTCATGAAAGAAAAATATGA